The proteins below are encoded in one region of Pseudoduganella armeniaca:
- the xdhA gene encoding xanthine dehydrogenase small subunit, translated as MSEPIRFYYRGAVHEVRDAAPTQTVLQHLREDLHCTGTKEGCAEGDCGACTVVLGSVVDGKLELKAVNSCIQLTPTLDGKALFTVEDLQQPDGALHPVQQALVECHGSQCGFCTPGFAMSLWGMYLKLDGATPARKQIDDCLSGNLCRCTGYRPIIDAAKRMVELPPVTFDTVRLTEQLAALKRDRLAVYSTHGQTFLAPRTLDELVQLRAANPAATLLAGSTDVGLWITKQMRELGDIIYLGHVDALKVVQEQDGMLQIGAGVSLEDAYGALCRHYPAELGEMRQRFASLPIRNAGTLGGNVANGSPIGDSMPWLIALGAQVVLYGAAGERVLALEDFYLDYMKKDLQPGEFVRAVRVPLPRAGVVFRTYKLAKRFDQDISAVCAAFAFTLDGDTIASARIAFGGMAATPKRARAAEALLAGRRWDEAAVSDAMAALAQDYAPLTDMRASSAYRLRAAQNLLRRFWLETRPDAPLPADAVNAFACFA; from the coding sequence ATGTCTGAACCGATCCGTTTTTACTACCGCGGCGCCGTGCATGAAGTACGCGATGCCGCCCCCACGCAGACCGTGCTGCAGCACCTGCGCGAGGACCTGCATTGCACCGGCACCAAGGAAGGCTGTGCCGAGGGCGACTGCGGCGCGTGCACCGTCGTACTGGGCAGTGTCGTCGACGGCAAGCTGGAACTGAAGGCGGTCAACTCGTGCATCCAGCTGACGCCCACGCTGGACGGCAAGGCGCTGTTCACGGTAGAGGACCTGCAGCAGCCTGACGGCGCCTTGCACCCGGTGCAGCAGGCGCTGGTCGAATGCCACGGCTCCCAATGCGGTTTCTGCACGCCGGGCTTTGCGATGTCGCTGTGGGGCATGTACCTGAAACTGGACGGCGCCACGCCGGCGCGCAAGCAGATCGACGACTGCCTGTCCGGCAACCTGTGCCGCTGTACCGGCTACCGTCCCATCATCGACGCGGCCAAGCGGATGGTGGAGCTGCCGCCGGTGACGTTCGACACGGTCCGGTTGACCGAGCAACTGGCCGCGCTCAAGCGTGACCGGCTGGCCGTCTACAGCACGCATGGCCAGACCTTCCTGGCGCCGCGCACCTTGGACGAGCTGGTGCAGCTGCGCGCCGCCAACCCGGCCGCGACCCTGCTGGCCGGCAGTACCGACGTGGGACTGTGGATCACCAAGCAGATGCGCGAACTGGGCGACATCATCTACCTCGGCCACGTCGATGCGCTGAAGGTCGTCCAGGAGCAGGACGGCATGCTGCAGATCGGTGCCGGCGTCTCGCTGGAAGACGCTTACGGTGCCTTGTGCCGCCACTACCCGGCCGAGCTGGGCGAGATGCGCCAGCGTTTCGCCTCGCTGCCGATCCGCAACGCCGGCACCCTGGGCGGCAACGTCGCCAACGGCTCGCCCATCGGCGACTCGATGCCATGGCTGATCGCGCTGGGCGCGCAGGTCGTGCTGTACGGCGCCGCGGGCGAGCGGGTGCTGGCGCTGGAAGATTTTTACCTGGACTATATGAAGAAGGACCTGCAGCCGGGCGAATTCGTGCGTGCCGTGCGCGTGCCATTGCCGCGCGCCGGCGTGGTGTTCCGCACGTATAAGCTGGCGAAGCGCTTCGACCAGGACATCTCGGCCGTCTGCGCCGCGTTCGCATTCACGCTGGACGGCGACACGATCGCCTCGGCGCGCATCGCCTTCGGCGGCATGGCCGCCACACCGAAGCGCGCCCGCGCCGCCGAAGCGTTGCTGGCGGGCCGTCGCTGGGACGAAGCCGCCGTGAGCGACGCGATGGCCGCGCTGGCGCAGGACTACGCGCCTCTGACGGACATGCGGGCCTCCAGCGCCTACC